One window of the Archangium primigenium genome contains the following:
- a CDS encoding RCC1 domain-containing protein, which produces MRRRTFSRMALLLTLCSPLAWAWPPEDAGADDPERQGLLPRSWSTLAASSENSLALAADGTVWGWGSSFQLLLGTGDVLDRRAPVQVPGLKHIVSVSMSDYQSLALGVDGRVWTCGAMGWMLGLGTQAPQYTFTPIPTLTRMVATALGNYHALALRADGHVWGWGLNGNGQLGPGEPVVSTPTAIPGLSSVTAIAVGEEHSLALREDGTVWSWGSNWVGQLGDGTQEDRALPAPVPGLTDIVAVKAGKFSSLALSRQGTVWAWGRNTEWGWGPDPVSVLGLGTGIDIQTTPARIPGLTQVRALAVSPLRVFAMRRDGSVWGWGVTQAPSTVHATPVELPAFRGAVDLALGDEHGLMRRLDGAVWSWGNDSSGAVGRGLAFHPAPVRLPGLQGVTTSVLALQNTFALRQDGTVWASGDNTRGQLGRDAGRYSPQPAPVPGLTGVTSLAFTTHPYAVRTDGSLWTWGNTTGNADGQPREAPHAVPGLSALRAVSGNGPFTLALGQDGRVWAWGDNTQGQLGDGTTTARATPALVPGLSGIVAIAADREYALALGQDGRVWAWGANYRGLLGDGTTTRRLSPLLVPGLTDVTHIHAGTTLALARRTDGTLWGWGVRSIVDPQLPPGPDLLTSPAPITGMTNVVRAAVSANHVLALRTDGRLWAWGINASGQLGRGTQDQGFLPPAPVPGLSGVVSFSAGALSSQAVLADGSVYAWGANPLSMLGDGVPIIDPVPRRVLSLLPRP; this is translated from the coding sequence ATGCGACGACGCACCTTCTCGAGAATGGCCCTGCTGCTCACCCTCTGCTCTCCCCTCGCCTGGGCCTGGCCGCCCGAGGACGCCGGGGCGGACGACCCCGAGCGCCAGGGGCTGCTGCCCAGGTCGTGGAGCACGCTCGCCGCGTCCTCCGAGAATTCCCTGGCGCTGGCGGCGGACGGGACCGTCTGGGGTTGGGGCTCCTCGTTCCAGCTGCTGCTCGGCACGGGCGATGTCCTGGACAGGCGCGCTCCCGTCCAGGTGCCCGGGCTGAAGCACATCGTCTCGGTGTCCATGAGTGACTACCAGAGCCTGGCCCTGGGCGTGGACGGCCGCGTCTGGACGTGTGGCGCCATGGGCTGGATGTTGGGCCTGGGCACCCAAGCGCCCCAATACACCTTCACGCCCATTCCCACCCTCACCCGGATGGTCGCCACCGCGCTGGGCAACTACCACGCGCTGGCCCTGCGCGCGGATGGCCACGTCTGGGGTTGGGGGCTCAACGGCAATGGACAGCTCGGCCCGGGCGAGCCGGTGGTCTCCACGCCCACCGCGATTCCGGGCCTCTCCTCGGTCACGGCCATCGCGGTCGGCGAGGAGCACTCCCTCGCCCTGCGCGAGGACGGGACGGTGTGGAGCTGGGGGAGCAATTGGGTCGGCCAGCTGGGGGATGGCACCCAGGAGGATCGCGCGCTGCCGGCGCCCGTCCCCGGCCTCACGGACATCGTGGCCGTCAAGGCGGGCAAGTTCTCCTCGCTGGCCCTGTCCCGGCAGGGAACGGTCTGGGCCTGGGGCCGGAACACGGAGTGGGGCTGGGGGCCCGACCCCGTGAGCGTGTTGGGCCTGGGGACTGGCATCGACATCCAGACGACGCCCGCGCGCATCCCCGGGCTCACCCAGGTGCGCGCCCTGGCGGTGAGTCCCCTGCGCGTCTTCGCGATGCGGCGCGACGGCTCGGTCTGGGGCTGGGGCGTCACGCAAGCGCCCTCGACCGTGCACGCCACGCCCGTCGAGCTCCCGGCGTTCCGCGGCGCGGTGGACCTCGCGCTCGGCGACGAGCATGGGCTGATGCGCCGCCTGGACGGCGCGGTGTGGAGCTGGGGCAATGACAGCAGTGGCGCCGTGGGCCGCGGGCTCGCCTTCCACCCCGCGCCGGTCCGTCTGCCCGGCCTCCAGGGCGTGACGACCTCCGTGCTCGCCCTCCAGAACACCTTCGCCCTGCGTCAGGACGGCACGGTGTGGGCCTCGGGTGACAACACCCGGGGACAGTTGGGCCGCGACGCGGGACGCTACAGCCCCCAGCCCGCCCCCGTTCCCGGCCTCACGGGCGTCACCTCCCTGGCCTTCACCACGCACCCCTACGCCGTGCGCACCGACGGCTCGCTGTGGACCTGGGGCAACACCACCGGTAACGCCGACGGTCAGCCCAGGGAGGCGCCCCATGCCGTGCCGGGCCTGAGCGCGCTCCGGGCCGTCTCCGGAAACGGCCCGTTCACGCTCGCGCTCGGCCAGGACGGCCGGGTGTGGGCCTGGGGCGACAACACCCAGGGCCAGCTGGGTGATGGCACCACCACCGCCCGCGCCACGCCCGCGCTCGTGCCGGGCCTGAGTGGCATCGTGGCCATCGCGGCGGACAGAGAGTACGCGCTCGCGCTCGGCCAGGACGGCCGCGTCTGGGCCTGGGGCGCCAACTACCGGGGCCTGCTCGGTGATGGCACGACCACGCGCCGCCTCAGCCCCCTGCTCGTGCCGGGCCTCACCGACGTCACCCACATCCATGCGGGCACCACGCTCGCGCTGGCGCGGCGCACGGACGGCACGCTCTGGGGCTGGGGCGTGCGGAGCATCGTCGACCCCCAATTGCCCCCCGGCCCCGACCTGCTCACGAGCCCCGCGCCCATCACCGGCATGACGAACGTGGTGCGGGCCGCGGTCTCCGCCAACCACGTGCTGGCGCTGCGCACGGATGGCCGCCTCTGGGCCTGGGGCATCAACGCCTCGGGGCAACTGGGCCGGGGCACGCAAGACCAAGGCTTCCTGCCCCCCGCCCCCGTGCCGGGCCTGAGCGGCGTGGTGTCCTTCTCCGCGGGAGCGCTGTCGAGCCAGGCGGTGCTCGCGGACGGCTCCGTCTACGCCTGGGGTGCCAATCCGCTGTCCATGCTGGGCGATGGCGTGCCCATCATCGACCCCGTCCCCCGGCGCGTCCTGTCGCTCCTGCCCCGGCCCTGA
- a CDS encoding RCC1 domain-containing protein: MRRILPSCCVLLLSLLGSLAWAQPLEEFEANPLAPGPLSRRGPTLAAAETHSLALGPGGSVWAWGSNDWSELGVPSSQMSRSRPLRVGQLTGMVTVAAGRDHSLALGADGRVWGWGDNASGSLGLGWVWEQETPTLVPGITDVVALATSAWHTLLLRRDGTVWAAGQNDNGQLGLEDYFNPTFTQVPGLTGIVSIATGETHSLAVHRDGSLWSWGANFVGQLGRGWSGEPSPAPARVPGITQVVAVAAGSMHSLALRRDGTLWAWGESIGTGHAETEPSYATPHRVTAISGVVSIGASDQASFARRRDGTLWSWGLDFSGKLGDVPSPMPLTPAPVSLTIRPVEVSMGKYHTLARTKEGTLWAWGDNDSWAAGTGSEQRVTPVPLPHGQGEVTAVFDWASALALHADGSVWAWGAGAFLPGEPPGADHRPPAQVPGFADAVSVTTVRGSSLVVRSDGSVWAWGTNHEGLLGDGTTTPRLAPAPIPGLSGIVAVASARSYGSAGHVLALGGDGRVWAWGHNHAGQLGDGTTTPRRTPAPIPGLAGIVAVATGSAQRSQSFALDGNGRVWAWGGNAQGQLGDGTNTDRLIPVLVTGLTQVVALATSASHALALRADGTVWSWGESFAGVLGVDTPASRNSPAPVPGLTDVVAVATGDLHALALRDDGTVWSWGNNIRGELGRPGVVSSSTPTAIPGLTGVVSISAGRAVSHASLAQGGTRAWGGNDGSLLGDGWLIRDRKPRRVLMPQP, from the coding sequence ATGCGACGAATCCTCCCCTCATGCTGTGTCCTGTTGCTCTCACTCCTGGGCTCCCTGGCCTGGGCCCAACCCCTGGAGGAATTCGAGGCGAACCCCCTCGCGCCAGGGCCTCTCTCTCGCCGAGGCCCGACGCTGGCGGCGGCGGAGACCCATTCCCTCGCGCTCGGGCCCGGAGGCAGTGTCTGGGCCTGGGGAAGCAACGACTGGAGCGAGCTCGGCGTGCCCTCCAGCCAGATGTCCCGCTCCCGGCCCCTGCGGGTCGGACAGCTCACGGGGATGGTCACCGTGGCGGCGGGCAGAGACCACAGCCTCGCCCTGGGCGCGGATGGCCGCGTCTGGGGCTGGGGCGACAACGCAAGCGGGAGCCTGGGCCTGGGGTGGGTCTGGGAGCAGGAGACGCCCACGCTCGTGCCGGGCATCACGGACGTGGTCGCCCTGGCCACCAGTGCGTGGCACACCCTGCTGCTGCGCCGCGATGGCACGGTGTGGGCGGCGGGACAGAACGACAACGGTCAGCTCGGACTCGAGGACTACTTCAACCCCACCTTCACGCAGGTGCCAGGACTCACGGGCATCGTCTCCATCGCCACCGGCGAGACGCACAGCCTGGCGGTGCACCGGGATGGCTCGCTGTGGTCCTGGGGCGCCAACTTCGTGGGACAGCTGGGCCGCGGGTGGAGCGGCGAGCCGAGCCCGGCTCCCGCGCGGGTGCCCGGCATCACCCAGGTGGTGGCGGTGGCCGCGGGCTCGATGCACTCGCTGGCCCTGCGGCGGGATGGGACGCTCTGGGCGTGGGGCGAGAGCATTGGGACGGGGCACGCCGAGACGGAGCCCAGCTACGCCACGCCCCACCGCGTCACGGCGATCTCCGGCGTGGTGTCCATCGGCGCGAGCGACCAGGCCTCGTTCGCGCGGCGGCGGGACGGAACGCTCTGGAGCTGGGGCCTCGACTTCAGCGGGAAGCTCGGCGACGTCCCGTCCCCGATGCCCCTGACGCCCGCCCCGGTGTCCCTGACGATCCGGCCCGTGGAGGTGTCGATGGGCAAGTACCACACCCTGGCCCGCACGAAGGAGGGCACGCTCTGGGCCTGGGGTGACAACGACAGCTGGGCGGCGGGAACGGGCTCCGAGCAGCGCGTCACCCCCGTGCCCTTGCCGCACGGCCAGGGGGAGGTGACGGCGGTCTTCGACTGGGCGAGCGCCCTCGCGCTCCATGCGGATGGCTCCGTCTGGGCCTGGGGCGCCGGCGCGTTCCTGCCGGGCGAACCTCCGGGCGCCGACCACCGTCCGCCCGCCCAGGTGCCGGGCTTCGCGGACGCGGTGTCCGTCACCACCGTGCGCGGCAGCTCCCTCGTCGTGCGCTCGGACGGCTCGGTCTGGGCCTGGGGTACCAATCACGAGGGTCTGCTCGGGGACGGGACGACCACGCCTCGGCTCGCGCCCGCCCCCATCCCGGGCCTCTCGGGCATCGTGGCCGTGGCGAGCGCGCGCTCCTATGGATCCGCGGGCCACGTGCTGGCCCTCGGCGGTGATGGCCGGGTCTGGGCCTGGGGCCACAACCATGCCGGCCAGCTCGGGGATGGGACGACCACGCCCCGACGCACGCCCGCCCCCATCCCGGGCCTCGCGGGCATCGTGGCCGTGGCCACCGGCTCGGCCCAGCGCTCCCAGTCGTTCGCGCTGGACGGCAATGGCCGCGTCTGGGCCTGGGGCGGCAATGCCCAGGGCCAGCTCGGGGATGGAACGAACACCGACCGGCTCATCCCCGTGCTGGTGACGGGCCTCACCCAGGTCGTGGCGCTCGCGACCTCGGCGTCCCATGCCCTGGCCCTGCGCGCCGATGGCACCGTCTGGAGTTGGGGCGAGAGCTTCGCGGGCGTGCTCGGCGTCGACACGCCCGCGTCCCGCAACAGCCCCGCGCCCGTCCCTGGACTGACGGACGTCGTGGCGGTGGCGACGGGCGACCTGCATGCCCTGGCGCTGCGCGACGATGGCACCGTCTGGAGTTGGGGCAATAACATCCGCGGCGAACTGGGACGGCCCGGCGTGGTCTCCTCGTCCACGCCCACGGCCATTCCCGGGCTCACGGGCGTGGTGTCCATCTCGGCGGGCCGGGCGGTGTCCCATGCGAGCCTCGCCCAGGGCGGGACGCGGGCCTGGGGCGGCAACGACGGCTCGCTCCTGGGCGATGGCTGGCTCATCCGGGACCGCAAGCCCCGGCGCGTCCTGATGCCCCAGCCCTGA